In one window of Drosophila ananassae strain 14024-0371.13 chromosome XR, ASM1763931v2, whole genome shotgun sequence DNA:
- the LOC123257608 gene encoding uncharacterized protein LOC123257608: protein MLTPKLLFAANGTKIQTFGEKRITLSLGLGRNFVWTFVLADVSCAIIGADFLQHFDLLVDMKRRKLIDRATLHESTCHAPQRKINAILSYDTSNQYARLLHEYRDLATINSNRLPAESEVTHFISTNGPPTHARARRLASDKLKAAQTEFFYLIENGICR, encoded by the coding sequence ATGCTCACTCCAAAGCTTCTTTTCGCCGCCAATGGTACGAAGATACAAACCTTTGGAGAAAAACGTATAACATTGTCGCTGGGATTGGGACGGAACTTCGTTTGGACCTTCGTATTAGCTGACGTCAGCTGCGCTATCATTGGAGCCGATTTCCTTCAACATTTCGACTTACTCGTCGATATGAAACGACGCAAACTCATCGATCGAGCTACGCTGCACGAATCAACATGTCACGCGCCTCAACGTAAAATCAACGCGATTTTATCCTACGACACGAGCAACCAATACGCTAGGTTGCTTCACGAATACCGCGATCTCGCAACGATCAACTCGAACCGGCTGCCAGCAGAGTCCGAAGTAACGCACTTCATCTCGACCAACGGCCCGCCTACTCACGCCCGTGCCCGACGACTAGCGTCCGACAAACTCAAAGCCGCACAAACTGAGTTCTTCTACCTCATCGAAAATGGAATATGTCGCTAG